Proteins from one Sulfurovum sp. TSL1 genomic window:
- the cysC gene encoding adenylyl-sulfate kinase: MYKETNRRSIVKGISWRVLATSTTIIIVYVFFGRLDLAIAAGLIETILKVALYWAHERAWFKIQWGKKRIEPFNLWFTGLPLAGKTTIADKVYTELEKLHIPIERLDSKDIRDLIPGIGYSREERNRHMHRVGFLIQKLQKNSISTVASFVSPYRESRKAIREMVNQNIVVYVKADIETCKARDYKGKYAKALTGELPNFPGVNDVYEEPQHAEILIDTDKMSADEACALIVKYIKKHYVK; this comes from the coding sequence ATGTATAAAGAAACAAACAGGCGTTCTATCGTTAAAGGTATCAGTTGGAGAGTATTAGCTACTTCCACTACCATTATTATTGTGTATGTTTTCTTTGGAAGACTTGATCTGGCTATCGCCGCAGGACTGATAGAAACCATACTCAAAGTAGCACTCTACTGGGCACATGAGAGGGCTTGGTTTAAGATCCAATGGGGTAAAAAAAGAATAGAGCCTTTCAACCTCTGGTTCACTGGACTGCCTTTAGCAGGGAAAACAACCATAGCAGACAAAGTCTACACTGAACTGGAAAAACTGCATATTCCTATAGAACGTCTTGACTCCAAAGATATCCGTGACCTTATCCCAGGTATCGGATACAGCAGAGAAGAGCGTAACCGTCATATGCACCGTGTGGGTTTCTTGATCCAAAAACTGCAAAAGAACTCTATCTCTACCGTGGCATCATTCGTTTCTCCTTACAGAGAATCACGTAAAGCGATCAGGGAGATGGTAAATCAAAATATTGTGGTCTATGTCAAAGCAGATATAGAGACCTGTAAAGCACGTGATTATAAAGGTAAATATGCAAAAGCCTTGACAGGTGAACTGCCGAACTTTCCTGGTGTCAATGATGTTTATGAAGAACCACAGCATGCAGAGATCCTGATCGACACGGATAAAATGAGTGCCGATGAAGCCTGTGCTCTCATTGTAAAATATATAAAGAAGCACTATGTCAAATAA
- a CDS encoding O-antigen ligase yields MKITKFTLNAYQKFQEESLFIRIFQITLFIWLFSIPLKNAIYQISTVLIIILFLIHYFYYKQKDFLLGILTTYKKVLIVFLLFIASMLLSTLFGISEKHEIFSIFKYIYRYIFIFIILLYFYKQSFFSKKYLLSAIFIVLFINSLDGIYQYFVGLDFIGNKPPDRSLLLTGAVYHHNPFGLLMTIAASMSLVLFFDKNNYTIFKYDKIFYFVALLMFLFTLFHSQSRSAWVMFGIISVGYMFVYIKNYGIDKKLFFSISTLLIISTLFFLVDDNLFHRLTLLIQGNSSGRTTIIWPFTIEKIMDSPILGYGINTYKMLAVGTPSVYHAGVHNLTLEFLLYTGIIGFSIFLYLIIITLKESFSKRKIIYFILFSSYFILLQFDGSLIDGKVHQNIFILLLFFIYSFRLDKNTSSEQYK; encoded by the coding sequence ATGAAGATTACAAAATTTACTCTAAATGCATATCAAAAATTTCAGGAAGAAAGTCTATTTATAAGAATATTTCAAATTACTTTGTTTATTTGGTTATTTTCAATTCCACTTAAAAATGCTATATATCAGATAAGTACTGTTTTAATCATTATTCTCTTCTTGATACATTATTTTTATTATAAGCAAAAAGATTTTCTATTGGGAATTTTAACGACCTATAAAAAAGTACTTATAGTGTTTTTACTTTTTATTGCTTCTATGCTACTCTCTACCTTATTTGGGATTAGCGAGAAACATGAAATTTTTTCTATATTCAAATACATTTACAGATATATATTTATTTTTATCATTTTGCTATACTTTTATAAGCAATCTTTTTTTTCTAAAAAATACTTATTATCAGCCATATTTATTGTATTATTTATTAACTCGTTAGATGGTATCTATCAATATTTTGTAGGTCTAGACTTTATAGGAAATAAACCTCCTGATAGATCGCTATTATTAACAGGAGCAGTTTATCATCATAATCCATTTGGTCTTTTAATGACAATTGCTGCAAGTATGTCACTGGTTTTATTTTTTGATAAAAACAATTATACGATATTTAAATATGATAAAATATTCTATTTTGTAGCCTTACTTATGTTTCTTTTTACCTTATTTCATTCTCAATCAAGATCTGCTTGGGTCATGTTTGGGATCATTTCTGTAGGCTACATGTTTGTATATATAAAAAATTATGGTATAGATAAAAAATTATTTTTTTCCATATCTACATTACTGATTATTTCAACACTATTTTTTCTAGTGGATGATAATTTATTTCATAGATTGACTTTACTGATTCAAGGGAACAGTTCGGGAAGAACAACCATAATTTGGCCATTTACCATAGAAAAGATTATGGATTCACCGATCTTAGGCTATGGTATTAATACGTATAAAATGCTAGCAGTTGGAACTCCATCTGTTTATCATGCAGGTGTACATAACTTAACCTTGGAATTCTTACTTTATACTGGGATTATAGGATTTTCCATTTTTTTATATCTCATTATAATTACACTAAAAGAGAGCTTTAGTAAAAGAAAAATAATATACTTCATACTTTTTAGTTCATATTTTATCTTACTACAATTTGATGGTAGTCTCATCGACGGTAAAGTGCATCAGAATATATTTATATTACTACTCTTTTTTATTTACTCTTTTAGATTAGATAAAAATACTTCTAGTGAACAATATAAATAG
- a CDS encoding sulfotransferase domain-containing protein, with the protein MDKKVNLLIIGTQKAGTTSLYEYIKQHHDIYFSDIKEITYFVQDELYAKGEEYYHSFFQNYNDEQVVASAYVHMLPCQKCPKRVKEYNPDMKFIVMLRDPVQRAYSAYNYAIKNGWEDEKNSFEDTIELEKERIEKEQYDLTYFYNGLYTKHISHWQKYFPEKNFLIIQDTELKNNSKEVMKKVFSFLEIEDLSESIDTSKEFNKAGVVRSKKLQSFLLSKNSKLKKMITFFLPRKLKVLIMSYVMPKIFEFNQVNKMNTAMNKDLGKRIRKIFDETIR; encoded by the coding sequence ATGGATAAAAAAGTCAATTTACTAATAATTGGAACACAAAAAGCAGGGACTACATCACTTTATGAATATATAAAACAGCATCACGATATCTATTTTTCAGATATAAAAGAAATCACCTACTTTGTACAGGATGAGCTATATGCCAAGGGGGAAGAGTATTATCACTCATTTTTTCAAAATTATAATGATGAACAAGTAGTTGCAAGTGCTTATGTACATATGCTTCCTTGCCAAAAATGTCCAAAGAGAGTTAAAGAATATAACCCTGATATGAAGTTTATTGTTATGCTAAGAGACCCTGTTCAAAGAGCGTATTCGGCATATAATTATGCGATTAAAAATGGTTGGGAAGATGAAAAAAACAGTTTTGAAGATACAATTGAACTTGAAAAAGAAAGAATAGAAAAGGAACAGTATGATTTAACATATTTTTACAATGGTTTGTATACTAAGCATATAAGCCATTGGCAGAAGTATTTTCCAGAAAAAAACTTTTTAATCATACAGGATACTGAGCTGAAAAATAATTCAAAAGAAGTCATGAAAAAAGTATTTTCTTTTTTAGAGATTGAAGACTTATCTGAAAGTATTGATACCTCTAAAGAGTTTAATAAAGCTGGGGTTGTCCGTTCAAAAAAATTACAGTCTTTCTTATTGAGTAAAAATTCAAAATTAAAAAAGATGATAACTTTCTTTTTACCTAGAAAGTTAAAAGTATTAATAATGTCGTATGTTATGCCAAAAATTTTTGAATTTAACCAGGTTAACAAGATGAATACAGCTATGAATAAAGATTTGGGAAAAAGGATAAGGAAGATTTTTGATGAAACAATTAGATAG
- the cysQ gene encoding 3'(2'),5'-bisphosphate nucleotidase CysQ — protein sequence MLDTIDLELVVYIAKEAGDAIMEIYDKDFTVDYKDDKSPLTEADVKSNEIICQALIKAYPEIPLLSEENKEVAYNVREDWEYYWCIDPIDGTKEFIKKNGEFTVNIALIHNDTPVLGVVYAPALGDMYKAKKSNGAFKNGQKLPLEVNEAPEKSLRVVASKSHLSDATQAFIDEVAKSTKNIEQVSKGSSLKLVMVAEGSADIYPRLAPTMEWDTAAADAIVRESGKMTYQFENEKAVVYNKENLLNPWFIVKE from the coding sequence ATGCTTGATACAATAGATCTGGAGCTTGTTGTTTACATTGCCAAAGAGGCCGGTGATGCAATTATGGAGATCTATGATAAAGATTTTACAGTTGACTATAAAGATGACAAATCACCATTGACCGAAGCAGATGTGAAGTCAAATGAGATCATCTGTCAAGCACTTATAAAAGCATACCCTGAGATCCCTTTACTGTCTGAAGAGAACAAAGAAGTAGCCTATAATGTAAGAGAGGATTGGGAATACTATTGGTGTATAGACCCTATCGATGGTACTAAAGAGTTCATCAAGAAGAATGGTGAGTTCACTGTGAATATAGCTTTAATTCATAACGACACACCAGTACTTGGTGTAGTGTATGCCCCCGCTCTAGGTGATATGTATAAGGCTAAAAAAAGTAATGGTGCATTTAAAAATGGACAAAAGTTACCATTAGAAGTGAATGAAGCTCCTGAAAAATCATTAAGAGTGGTTGCATCTAAATCTCACCTTTCAGATGCAACACAAGCTTTTATAGATGAAGTAGCAAAGAGTACAAAAAACATTGAACAAGTCTCAAAGGGAAGTTCTTTAAAATTAGTTATGGTAGCTGAAGGCTCTGCTGATATTTATCCAAGATTGGCTCCTACTATGGAGTGGGATACGGCTGCTGCTGATGCCATTGTCAGGGAAAGTGGGAAGATGACCTATCAGTTTGAGAATGAAAAAGCCGTGGTTTATAATAAAGAGAACCTTCTTAATCCTTGGTTTATAGTAAAAGAATAA
- a CDS encoding sugar transferase — MKELSAKSLFVLIDIFVIFTSLLLAYLLRNLLADIFAGADSYPLTNYTSFYPLYIITITLLAYEGIYTHRYDFWHESRIIFKGLMFSFFIILAYLALTKSMQDYSRAVIIFSFLFMTLLLPISKNICKKLLFKFGLWRRSAKIYGNDPFLKDEIFGNHYLGYVDDKADKPKTVFINSHNENLSTLKQIIDQEIGERHEVIFIPLIDDYDLTRSHIYRLSNTHTNLIVFQNRLKCQYRLLAKKISDLLMSIIIFPLLLPIMLYIAYKIRKEEPGSSILFKQERLGQNGKNFVCYKFRTMFEESDEKLNTYLKQNPEEIEFYDTYHKYQNDPRITKIGNTLRRTSLDELPQIFNVFKNEMSFIGPRPYMLNEKEKIGKDIDTVLTVKPGITGLWQVSGRSEVDFHSRVELDTWYIRNWNLWMDLVILLKTVKTVLVREGAS; from the coding sequence ATGAAAGAACTCTCAGCTAAATCACTATTTGTATTAATAGATATTTTTGTCATCTTCACTTCTCTTCTCTTAGCTTATCTACTACGAAATCTTTTAGCAGATATCTTTGCTGGGGCAGATAGCTATCCTCTAACTAACTATACCAGTTTCTATCCACTCTACATCATTACTATTACACTACTTGCTTATGAAGGTATCTATACACATCGTTATGATTTTTGGCATGAGAGTAGAATTATATTCAAAGGTCTGATGTTTTCTTTCTTTATCATACTTGCGTATTTGGCACTGACTAAAAGTATGCAAGACTACTCAAGAGCAGTTATCATATTCTCTTTTCTTTTTATGACTTTACTTTTACCTATTTCCAAAAACATATGTAAAAAATTGCTTTTCAAATTTGGCCTATGGAGAAGAAGCGCAAAAATTTATGGAAATGATCCATTCTTAAAGGATGAGATATTCGGAAATCATTATCTTGGTTATGTTGATGATAAGGCAGATAAGCCCAAAACGGTATTCATCAACTCTCATAATGAAAATTTAAGCACACTCAAACAAATTATAGATCAAGAGATAGGAGAAAGGCATGAGGTGATATTTATCCCTCTTATAGATGACTATGATCTAACGCGTTCTCATATTTATCGATTATCAAATACTCATACAAATCTCATCGTATTTCAAAATCGTTTAAAGTGCCAATATAGGCTACTAGCAAAGAAAATTTCTGATTTACTAATGTCCATTATTATTTTTCCTCTACTTCTGCCTATCATGCTTTATATCGCATACAAAATAAGAAAAGAAGAACCTGGTAGTTCCATCTTATTTAAACAAGAACGACTTGGTCAAAATGGAAAAAATTTTGTATGTTATAAGTTCAGAACGATGTTCGAAGAGAGTGATGAAAAACTTAACACTTATCTAAAACAAAATCCTGAAGAAATTGAGTTTTATGACACTTACCACAAGTATCAAAATGATCCTCGCATTACCAAAATAGGTAACACGTTAAGAAGAACATCCTTAGACGAACTTCCACAGATTTTCAATGTCTTTAAAAACGAGATGAGCTTCATAGGACCTCGTCCCTATATGTTAAATGAAAAAGAAAAAATAGGCAAAGATATCGACACCGTTCTTACAGTAAAACCTGGCATTACAGGTCTTTGGCAAGTCAGTGGTCGTAGTGAAGTAGACTTTCACTCCCGTGTCGAACTTGACACCTGGTACATCAGAAACTGGAACCTTTGGATGGACCTGGTTATCTTACTCAAAACAGTAAAGACTGTACTGGTACGTGAAGGAGCAAGTTAG
- a CDS encoding WecB/TagA/CpsF family glycosyltransferase, translated as MDKTVKVIDESIINKTHLHHVVVNAAKMVNMQKDKELYESVVSSDIINADGQAVVWASKFLGQPLPERVAGIDLMQNLVKLAYEKNHKVFFFGAKEDVVSEVVKRYSEQYSQDIIAGYRNGYFDNVDEESIARQIAQSGAHILFVAISSPTKEIFLNRYKDIIQTPFIMGVGGSFDVVAGKVNRAPLWMQNAGLEWFYRFLQEPRRMWKRYLYTNSMFLWLVFKEKLLKK; from the coding sequence ATGGATAAAACAGTCAAGGTCATTGATGAGTCAATCATCAATAAAACACACCTGCATCATGTTGTGGTCAATGCCGCTAAAATGGTAAATATGCAAAAAGACAAAGAACTCTATGAATCTGTCGTAAGCAGTGACATCATTAATGCTGATGGCCAAGCTGTAGTATGGGCAAGTAAGTTTCTTGGACAACCTTTACCTGAAAGAGTAGCAGGAATTGACCTTATGCAAAATCTTGTAAAACTGGCTTATGAAAAGAACCACAAAGTATTTTTCTTTGGTGCGAAAGAAGATGTTGTAAGTGAAGTAGTAAAAAGATATAGTGAACAATACTCACAAGATATCATCGCTGGATATAGAAACGGGTATTTTGATAATGTGGACGAAGAGAGTATAGCTCGACAAATCGCCCAAAGTGGTGCCCACATACTTTTTGTAGCTATCAGTTCACCTACAAAAGAAATATTTTTAAATAGATATAAAGATATCATTCAAACACCTTTTATCATGGGAGTCGGTGGTAGTTTCGATGTTGTCGCTGGCAAGGTTAATCGAGCTCCACTTTGGATGCAAAATGCTGGACTAGAGTGGTTTTATAGATTTTTACAAGAACCAAGACGTATGTGGAAAAGATATCTGTACACAAACAGTATGTTTTTATGGTTGGTTTTTAAAGAAAAGTTATTGAAAAAATAA
- a CDS encoding Wzz/FepE/Etk N-terminal domain-containing protein: MQNNTQYIEEDKIDLRELFTVLKKRKKLIWGVTALLTIVAAAFVFTATQWWQVNATLEIGKYIDQKTGKEIYLENGSGVSERLKVQYIDVYEHVKDRDSKIQSINASKKNPQFISITALGKENKLALNEIQKVIDDLQNKHRKIIDEIIANKQSTLDQIDRDIFQVNHNKIPKVTESIEYIRKVQLPSLDKKIVAVESNLKNSIREKDEAIKNLTSLNGEASLAALRMAQIQGLEYKISENEIKLIDLNNQKQELMSTTLPALEREIESLKRIDLASLQEKRHLTILSMQPHNYKNTKIVGSIITQDKPVKPKKALIIIVAFITGLMLSTFLAFFLEFINQGPKKEEIEV; the protein is encoded by the coding sequence TTGCAAAACAATACCCAATATATAGAAGAGGATAAAATAGACCTAAGAGAACTCTTCACAGTACTTAAAAAACGAAAAAAACTGATCTGGGGGGTGACTGCTCTCTTGACCATAGTTGCAGCTGCCTTTGTCTTCACTGCTACACAGTGGTGGCAAGTTAATGCTACACTTGAGATAGGTAAATATATAGACCAAAAAACAGGGAAAGAAATTTATCTTGAGAATGGCTCAGGAGTATCTGAACGACTGAAAGTTCAATACATCGATGTATATGAACATGTCAAAGATCGTGATAGTAAAATACAATCTATTAATGCTTCTAAAAAAAATCCGCAATTCATCTCTATCACTGCTCTTGGCAAAGAGAACAAACTTGCACTGAATGAAATCCAAAAGGTGATCGATGACCTACAAAACAAGCACCGAAAGATCATTGACGAGATCATTGCCAACAAGCAGTCTACCCTTGACCAAATAGATAGAGATATCTTTCAGGTCAACCATAACAAAATACCCAAAGTTACAGAAAGCATAGAGTACATTAGAAAAGTGCAACTGCCTTCTCTCGATAAAAAAATAGTCGCAGTTGAATCGAATCTTAAAAACTCGATCAGAGAAAAAGATGAAGCTATCAAAAACCTCACATCACTCAATGGTGAAGCTTCACTAGCAGCTTTAAGAATGGCACAGATACAAGGGCTGGAATATAAGATCTCTGAAAACGAAATAAAATTGATAGACTTAAATAACCAAAAACAAGAACTAATGTCGACCACACTACCTGCTCTGGAAAGAGAAATAGAAAGTCTCAAAAGAATTGATCTCGCATCACTCCAAGAAAAACGCCACTTAACCATCCTTTCTATGCAGCCCCATAATTATAAAAATACAAAAATAGTAGGTAGCATCATCACACAGGATAAACCTGTAAAACCTAAAAAAGCACTCATTATCATCGTTGCTTTTATCACTGGCTTGATGCTTTCAACCTTTTTAGCATTCTTTTTGGAGTTTATCAATCAGGGTCCTAAAAAAGAGGAAATAGAAGTTTAA
- the cysC gene encoding adenylyl-sulfate kinase — MSNKNIVWHDHHVSKEERSSIKNQKPCILWFTGLSGSGKSTIANAVEVKLNALQKHTYLLDGDNVRMGLNKGLGFSDEDRIENIRRIGEVSKLFVDAGTIVLTAFISPFQNERDTVRSLVQGGEFIEVFIDTPLGVCESRDPKGLYKKARKSEIANFTGISSPYEAPISPEIHILNDKISIEDVTQKIIDYLQDKGYLHA, encoded by the coding sequence ATGTCAAATAAAAATATCGTCTGGCATGATCATCATGTATCAAAAGAAGAGCGATCATCCATTAAAAATCAAAAGCCTTGTATCTTATGGTTTACAGGTCTGAGCGGTTCAGGTAAATCAACGATTGCCAATGCTGTAGAGGTCAAACTCAATGCATTACAAAAGCACACTTATCTTTTAGATGGTGACAATGTCCGAATGGGACTAAATAAAGGTTTAGGTTTCTCTGATGAAGACCGTATTGAAAATATTAGACGTATCGGAGAGGTCTCCAAGCTTTTTGTAGATGCCGGGACTATAGTCCTTACAGCATTTATCTCACCTTTTCAAAATGAGAGAGATACTGTGCGTTCTTTGGTACAAGGTGGTGAGTTCATTGAAGTGTTTATCGATACTCCTTTAGGAGTATGTGAATCAAGAGACCCTAAAGGGCTATACAAAAAAGCACGTAAAAGTGAAATAGCAAATTTTACCGGTATTTCTTCTCCTTATGAAGCACCTATTTCACCAGAAATACATATACTAAATGATAAAATATCTATAGAAGATGTGACACAGAAAATCATAGATTATTTACAGGATAAGGGGTATCTACATGCTTGA
- a CDS encoding flippase: MKDILKGSLVIFIFKVFGAISLFLVHILISRYYGAQTLGVFNLILALMIIGAILSRVGLDMYIIRIIPSIETDNEKISLFLKEVFKIVFIGSILVSILFYLFSSTIDQYIFKSFDASNYLLGLVIVMIPFAFFNILPEVFRGFHEIKRYSFFRNLSQNITVLTLLFVSMFFNLGLDPIYILYSSTIVITLFLAVLLFRFLKQHSIDVTLNGKYKDKILSYSYPMFLTSSMMFLMGYIDSFMISYYLDEYQVGIYSACIKLSFTITFILASINGFIAPKISQAHSKGDKDRVKQIYKNSVKLIVLTSSPIFLLLYIFPEFFLGLFGDEFKIATLTLIIINTAFVINALCGSVGYLLNMTDNQHIFMKILVVGLILNVVLNIILIPMYDINGAAIATLISMSFWNITSLIILKKKKIV, translated from the coding sequence ATGAAAGATATTTTAAAAGGATCATTAGTAATATTTATATTTAAAGTATTTGGGGCTATTTCACTTTTCCTAGTGCATATACTTATATCTAGATATTATGGTGCTCAAACTCTAGGGGTATTTAATCTTATACTCGCTCTTATGATCATAGGGGCTATTTTATCAAGAGTAGGTCTTGATATGTATATAATCCGGATCATACCGTCAATTGAAACTGATAATGAAAAAATATCTCTATTTTTAAAAGAAGTTTTTAAAATTGTCTTTATAGGTAGTATTTTAGTTTCCATTTTATTTTATTTGTTTTCAAGTACAATAGACCAATATATATTTAAATCATTTGATGCTTCAAATTATCTTTTAGGTTTAGTAATAGTTATGATACCATTTGCATTTTTCAATATATTACCTGAAGTTTTTAGGGGCTTTCATGAGATAAAACGATACTCTTTTTTTAGAAACTTATCTCAAAATATAACTGTCCTGACACTTCTTTTTGTCAGTATGTTTTTTAATCTTGGCCTTGATCCTATATACATACTTTATAGCTCAACTATTGTCATTACACTTTTCTTAGCAGTTTTGCTTTTTAGGTTTCTAAAACAACACTCTATAGATGTAACTCTAAATGGAAAATATAAAGATAAGATACTATCTTACTCATACCCAATGTTTTTAACATCCTCAATGATGTTTCTAATGGGGTACATAGATAGTTTTATGATAAGCTACTATCTTGATGAATATCAAGTAGGTATATACAGTGCATGTATCAAACTCTCTTTTACTATAACCTTTATACTTGCTTCTATAAATGGTTTTATAGCTCCTAAGATTTCACAAGCTCATTCAAAAGGTGATAAAGACAGAGTCAAACAGATATACAAAAACTCTGTTAAGCTTATAGTATTGACCAGTTCACCCATATTTTTACTTTTATATATATTTCCAGAGTTTTTTTTAGGACTGTTTGGTGACGAATTTAAAATAGCAACATTGACACTTATCATTATAAATACAGCATTTGTAATTAATGCATTATGTGGTTCTGTAGGCTATCTTTTAAATATGACAGATAATCAACATATATTCATGAAAATACTAGTAGTTGGATTAATATTGAATGTTGTTTTAAATATTATACTTATTCCCATGTATGATATTAATGGGGCTGCTATAGCAACATTAATATCTATGAGCTTTTGGAATATAACTAGTTTAATAATTTTAAAAAAGAAAAAAATTGTATAA
- a CDS encoding glycosyltransferase family 10 domain-containing protein has product MKQEIRVKLVNRSSLADEESVYRMQSPGNAAKWGSCSFTFNPLEKNYDWLVVIDDVPKIMPNGIETLSCSKENTILVTTEPSSITRYGRAFAKQFHYLITNQDEKVLPHPNAIRSQTGNNWFYGKDYDTIVPVSHPKKTKKISTVCSNKKQGHTIHKLRYEFTKIMEERIPELERFGRGFKWIETKAAALDDYEFHVAIENQYAPNVWTEKLADAFLGFTVPIYFGCPNVYEYFPEESLILIDIYDVEGSIEKIKKIISTPGEYERRLPAVKEARRRVIEEYNLLAMINHIVENSKEDRSPVSDYKIYNRRIMRVRYLPDLVRFVLWRIHNFIKNF; this is encoded by the coding sequence ATGAAACAAGAAATTAGAGTAAAATTAGTAAATCGCAGTAGCCTAGCAGATGAAGAATCAGTGTATAGAATGCAGTCACCAGGTAATGCAGCGAAATGGGGATCTTGTTCATTTACATTTAACCCGCTAGAGAAAAATTATGATTGGTTAGTTGTCATAGATGATGTTCCTAAGATCATGCCTAATGGTATTGAAACATTATCATGTTCCAAAGAAAATACTATACTAGTGACAACAGAACCAAGTTCTATTACAAGATATGGTAGGGCATTTGCTAAACAGTTTCATTACCTGATAACCAATCAAGATGAGAAAGTTTTGCCTCATCCAAATGCCATTCGTTCACAAACAGGCAATAACTGGTTTTATGGGAAAGACTATGACACTATTGTCCCTGTATCACATCCGAAAAAAACAAAGAAAATATCAACTGTGTGTTCAAACAAAAAACAAGGACATACGATACACAAATTGAGATATGAATTTACAAAAATCATGGAAGAAAGAATTCCTGAATTAGAACGGTTCGGTAGAGGGTTTAAGTGGATTGAAACAAAAGCAGCAGCTTTGGATGATTATGAATTTCATGTTGCCATTGAAAATCAGTATGCTCCAAACGTTTGGACTGAAAAATTGGCAGATGCTTTTTTAGGGTTCACGGTTCCTATTTATTTTGGATGTCCTAATGTCTATGAGTATTTTCCAGAAGAGAGTTTAATTTTAATAGATATTTATGATGTTGAAGGCTCTATTGAAAAGATCAAAAAAATTATATCTACTCCGGGTGAATATGAAAGAAGGCTACCTGCTGTAAAAGAGGCCAGAAGAAGAGTGATCGAAGAGTATAACTTACTGGCAATGATCAATCATATCGTCGAGAATTCAAAAGAAGACAGATCTCCAGTATCTGATTATAAAATATATAACCGAAGAATAATGAGAGTAAGATATTTACCAGACCTAGTACGATTTGTGCTCTGGAGAATCCATAATTTTATAAAAAATTTTTAA
- a CDS encoding glycosyltransferase family 4 protein has translation MKIKILLISNMYPSKEHPTYGVFVKNFKDQMEKQEFDISQASLIYGRGNNKLEKLIKYIKFLRDTIKLIKQNNYDLIYVHYISHSLLPLLFVHKKIKKPLVLNAHGSDVFVNNKIGKYIQKLVTPIIKRAHTIVVPSNYFEDVIHQKFGIDKKNIFVSPSGGIDTDLFSPLNLNKDENHFIVGYVSRIDEGKGWDILLKAVRLLIDEDTENFKVLMAGGGSQEEQLIKMVQTLKLEEHVEFVGRLSHEELVNYYNKMNVFAFTTRLAESLGLVGLEAMACGVPVIGSNIGGLKGYISSGQNGEIFEPGNVEDLAKMMKKFITMDKEIYDSYSTYSLLTAKQYDSNIVSNNMGKKLKEIIDKDYKIEQ, from the coding sequence ATGAAAATTAAAATATTACTGATTTCTAATATGTATCCATCAAAAGAGCATCCAACATATGGTGTATTTGTTAAAAATTTTAAAGATCAAATGGAAAAACAAGAATTTGACATTAGTCAAGCATCTTTAATCTATGGTCGCGGGAATAATAAGCTTGAAAAATTAATTAAATATATTAAATTTCTTAGAGATACCATTAAATTGATAAAACAAAACAACTATGACTTGATTTATGTTCATTATATAAGCCATTCACTTTTACCCCTTTTATTTGTTCACAAAAAGATCAAAAAACCATTAGTGTTGAATGCCCATGGAAGTGATGTGTTTGTCAATAACAAGATTGGAAAATACATTCAAAAACTTGTTACTCCTATAATAAAAAGAGCTCACACCATTGTCGTTCCATCAAACTACTTTGAAGATGTTATACATCAAAAGTTTGGTATTGACAAAAAAAATATTTTTGTCTCACCATCAGGAGGTATTGACACTGATCTGTTTAGTCCACTTAATCTAAATAAAGATGAGAATCATTTTATTGTTGGCTATGTCTCACGGATCGATGAAGGTAAAGGGTGGGATATTCTTTTAAAAGCTGTTAGATTATTGATAGATGAAGATACTGAAAACTTTAAAGTTTTAATGGCAGGTGGTGGTTCACAAGAAGAACAACTGATTAAAATGGTTCAAACATTAAAGTTGGAGGAACATGTAGAATTTGTTGGAAGACTTTCTCATGAAGAACTAGTAAACTATTACAATAAAATGAATGTATTTGCATTTACTACAAGATTAGCTGAAAGCCTCGGTCTTGTGGGCTTAGAAGCGATGGCATGTGGAGTACCGGTTATTGGATCAAATATAGGTGGTTTAAAAGGGTATATTTCAAGTGGCCAAAACGGTGAAATCTTTGAACCAGGAAATGTAGAAGACCTTGCTAAAATGATGAAAAAGTTCATAACTATGGATAAAGAGATTTATGATTCTTATTCGACCTACTCCTTACTGACAGCAAAACAATATGACTCTAATATAGTAAGCAACAATATGGGGAAAAAGCTAAAAGAAATCATCGATAAGGATTATAAAATTGAACAATAG